In the genome of Rhinopithecus roxellana isolate Shanxi Qingling chromosome 14, ASM756505v1, whole genome shotgun sequence, the window CCTGTCGGATGTAGTGTCCCAAGGAAGCCAGCCACCACTCCACCTCAGGTGTAGCCTGTCCAACTACGTCTTTGGGGACTGGCTGGGCCTTGTCCAGCAGTGGCTGGGTCGTCCCGCTGCACGCCCATCCCTTCCCATCTCTGGATGTGGTCCAGCTGGGATGGGGCAGTCCAATCATTCTGCCCAATGCCGCCCTGTACGGTTGTGCGGCTTTTCCCTAAATAAGAGCACCGGGCTGAGATGGCGAGTGGCGGCAGGTATCTGTCCTTGCTCGCCTTGGAAAGCCAAATGCGTTGGGGGGCGGCTATGCTCACGTGGGGAGGCGACGCTTCCCCTTCCCCCCCCCCACCCAAGTTTCACAAAACCGTGCATCCGGCAAGCTACGTGCTCTTCAATGGAAGCCGCATTTCCATTGTGCAAAAGCGTGGTAAAGGCTAGAGACCACTCTGCTGATCAGCTCCTCCCCGGCCGGCTGCTCCTGCCGAACTCAGCTGCACAATTTGATTGCACTTTTCCTCCCCCAGTGCCGGTTCCTGCCGGGGTGGGTCGGTTTCCCGCCTGCACTCTTTCCCAGTTCCcgcctccccactcccacctgtGGCTGACCGCCCCCCTCCCCACAGGCAGCGGACAGATCCAGCTGTGGCAGTTTCTGCTGGAGCTGCTGGCTGACCGCGCGAACGCCGGCTGCATCGCGTGGGAGGGCGGCCACGGCGAGTTCAAGCTCACGGACCCGGACGAGGTGGCGCGGCGGTGGGGCGAGCGCAAGAGCAAGCCCAACATGAACTACGACAAGCTGAGCCGCGCCCTTCGCTACTACTACGACAAGAACATCATGAGTAAGGTGCACGGCAAGCGCTACGCCTACCGCTTCGACTTCCAGGGCCTGGCGCAGGCCTGCCAGCCACCGCCCGCGCACGCCCAtgctgccgccgccgctgctgctgccgccgccgccgcccaaGACGGCGCGCTCTACAAGCTGCCCGCTGGCCTCGCCCCGCTGCCCTTCCCTGGCCTCTCCAAACTCAACCTCATGGCCGCCTCGGCCGGCGTCGCGCCAGCCGGCTTCTCCTACTGGCCAGGCCCGGGCCCCGCCGCCACGGctgccgccgccaccgccgcgcTCTACCCCAGTCCCAGCTTGCAGCCCCCGCCCGGGCCCTTCGGGGCGGTGGCCACAGCCTCGCACTTGGGGGGCCATTACCACTAGACGGGGCGGTCGGGTGCCTGCGGCCTCGCCCACACGCCCAGAGTCTCATCTACATCCGATCTACATCCGATCCCATCTACATCCGATCCCATCTACATCCCGGGGAGGGGACCGGGAGCCTCCCAATCGTCCTCTAACCAAGAGTTTACTCCACCTGCCGCACTTAGCCCCGGGGGACAGACCGGAGCTCCCTCAATCCTTGTCTGATACTAGATTTGTCCCCGTTCCACCCCGCAGTCCCCTGAGGAGGGCGATGTGCGCcctctttgactttttttcttctgggtCTCCAGGTCCCGGAGGGGATTTGTGGACCTCTGCCGTCTCCCCACCACTCCAGTGCATTTCCGCCTGGCTTCTAGAAGCCCCGTTCAATATCACATCTTTTCCCACTTTTGCTCTTCCCCAAGGAACTGCTCCCACCCCAGCACGTGGAGGCCTCTCACAGTCCTCCTTCCTGGGACCTGAGCAGGTTTGGTGAAAGCCACCCTGCCCCATGACACATGGCCCCCTTCCTCCCGTACTAACACTCGCAGGAGGGCCCAGTGTGTTTCTGACCCTTTTAGCCCCATTAAAGCTCCTGAGCTCTACGCTGCCTCCTCTCTCTGTTCTTTGCTGCACCAGAACCCGTGGTTAGGGGAAAGCAGGGAGAGGTTCATCTCGGGCCACAGCAGAGAACTGCCAAGGAAGAGGTCCCAAGAAGGAGGGTGGCGTGGGCTTGGGCGTCGCCTGCAGGGAGCGAGGGTCCTGGAGAATGGGCTCAGCCCAAGGAGCCGCCTTGCCTCACACCCACCCTGCCAGGCGACCCTAGCTCACCTCACTCGGTCTTCCACTTGCCCTTCACCCCACCCTACCCATACTTCCGTCCTAGCAGATACCtgcaccctcccctccccatctcacTCACCCTTTCACCCACCCCTCACCCGCCCCATCCCAATaggcaccccacccccaccccacccaaccCTCCCCATCTCACCCACCCGTCCACCCGCCCCTCACTCCATCCCATCCCAATAGGCACCCCAACTCCACGCCACCACCCATCTCACCCATCCTTCTACCcgcccctcaccccaccccatcctAACAGGCACCCACATCACATCTTCCCCCTCTCACCCATCCTTACACCCGCCCCTCACCCCACCTTATCCCAATAGGCACCCGCACCCCACCCCCACATCTCACCCATCCTTCCACCCGCCCCTCACTCCACCCCATCCCAACaagcacccccaccccaccctccccatTTCACTCACCCTTCCACCCACCCCTCATCCCACCCCATCCCAATAGgcactcccaccccaccccacctccccatcTCACCCACCCTTCCACCCGCCCCTCACCCCATCCCATCCTAACAGGCACCCACATCATATCTTCCCCCCTCACCCATCCTTTCACCCGCCCCTCACCTCATCCCAACCTTCATCCCTTCTGGCTGAGCTtcaccccacctcagccttccctcAGCCACTTTATTTCATCCCCTTCCCCAACCACCCTCCCCTCCTCATCGGACTCTCACTTAGACTTTCTCGCCCTATCCCTCACAAACCGCCCCCTCCCCCCAACATCTGTCGCCGTCTTTCTTTTGGCTCGGCCTCCTCATTTGCAGAAGAAGGGGTCTGTCTCCCACCCGGCTCCTGCGCTCGCGGCTCGCAGCCTCCACGCCGAGGCTCGTGGCTGCACCTCCTTCTTGCGGGCGGTGCGCGCCCTCTGCTGGTTGGAGGAGGGTACGCCGAGGGCTTTGTGTGCCGCGCGGTGCAAACCCGTGTGCCTGGCCACACTCAGGACTGCGGGACCCAGTAGTCTCCAGATCTCCTTTGGCTTTCAGAGAGGAGAGTGAAAAGGGAACTCTGCATCCCAGGTCTGACCTCTGGAAGCCCGAAAAGTGGGTCGAGTGGATTATTCTCCTGACTGGGCCCCTTTCCTCACCCCTAGAGGCCCTTCTGAATACTGCGCCCGCCCACCAAGGCCACTGCCCCTTAGCTCCTACCTTTTCCAAAACCTGTTGGCAGGAAAGCTGCCTTAAACGCCTTCGCTTAGAGGAAAACAGCACTGCGGAAGGTGCCTAAAGGGACAATCCCAACCTCAAGGCAACTGCTCCTCAAGGCAAGCCCCTGGCTCACCTTTCACCCGCTGCCCTAGCTGTTCTTTTCCACGCGCGCACCTCTTcttgggcacaggaaggggcAATGCAGGCGGGGGGCTGGGCAGTTGGAGGTGTGGAGTGGGCCTGACGCCCCTTCCCAAAGGATTTAGCCAGGGAAAGAgtctttattcatttcattttatttttcacttaatttttttctagttttccaaAGAACACACACTCAgcatagaaaatttggaaacacACACCTGAGGTCTCCTCCATGAACTATTGGTTGGATGAAGCATGTAAAGAAGCGtgaaggggccaggcgcggtggctcatgcctgtaatcccagcactttgggaggccaaggcaggcggatcacgaggtcaggagatcgagaccgtcctggctaacacggtgaaaacctgtctctactaaaaatacaaaaaattagccgagcatggtggcacacgcctgtagtcccagctactcgggaggttgaggcaggagaatcgcttgaacccgggaggcagaagttgcagtgagccgagatggcaccactgtactcctgtttgggcaacagagcaagacttcataaaaaaaaaaaaaaaaaaaaaaagccaaaactataGTCCTGTTACACAGACGCCACTGTTACTATTGATAATTTTTTGGTCAAaaccctccctttcttttctcagtgccatttatttatttatttattgaggcaaggtctctctctgttacccaggctgccaggctggagtgcagtggtgggatttcagctcactgcaacccccacctcccaggcttaagtgatccttccacttcaacttcctgagaaactgagactacaggcatgtgccaccatgcccagctaatttttgtgtgttttatagagacagggttttgccatgttgcccaggctggtcttgaactcctgggctcaagcaatccacccacttcggcctcccaaagtgcctgggattacaggcatgcgccacagtgcctggccaatgccttttaaaatttgataatacCCTGCTTTTGTAGCTGAATAGAAAATAAGTATGTTCCAGGTCATTATGCCTGACACGCCTCACGGGGTGAGAGAGTGGGCTGGTGCATTCATCAAGCAGGTGAGCCAGTCTGACCTGGTGGGGTCTTCTGTGACGTGCATGGTGGCAGTGGGGGAGGGGTGCAACATCAGAGAGTCTCTTTATAGCCCTATTTGCAGGGGTCAGGAAActgggaggaagaagaaacacTCTGAGGAGATACAGCCAGGATCCAGAAAGATCTGGGCTGCTAACAATTGTGGGCTGAATGTAACAAAGTAAAATttatgtgtttgttgttgttgttgttgctgtttttgtttttttgagatggagtctcactctgttgcccaggttggagtgcagtgatctcggctcactgcaacctctgcctcctgggctcaagcgattctcctgcctcagcctcccgagaaactgggattataggcgcttgccaccacacccagctaatttttgtatttttagtagacaaggggtttcgtcatgttggccaggctggtcttgaactcctgacctcaagtcatccacctgccttggcctcccaaagtgctggaattacaggtgtgagccactgtgtccagccacaaAGTAAAATTCCTTAGGAAGGACTGTGAGGCCCTGCTCTTACATCTTTAAATGAAACAACAGAAGTTAGAGTCTTGGCAAAGGTGGGGCTCAGCAGAGCCTGTGTGTAAATGAGTAATGTCCTAGCCAATGCAACGTTAAATGGGAACCTGTAGGGTGAAGTGCAGAAAAATCACTGTAATCTGAGGATGAATTGATGGAGCTACGACACCTAAGATGAAGGAAGTGGTCCACTTGGTTTCGTAAGTCTACCACCAGGAACATTGTGCACAGTGTTGTTTTCAGGAGGAGACCAAGTGGAGGACACACAGTGTAGTAGACCCAGGAAGTGAAGAGGAAAAACGGTGGAAAGCCAGCAACAATGTGAGATATATCTGGAAAGTCAACTGGGAGAAAGGGATGGGAGCTGTCATCATTTATGCAAAGCTCTGTCCTGAGAGAAAGGACTGGATGCATGTGACTAAGGGCAGTACTGGGACACATGGTTGGAAGCTCCAGTAAAACAGATGTCTCCTTGATCTAATGAAGAGCCTCTGCCATGAAACATGTTGGGTGAGTTCACTGTCACCAGAGTGTTTAGCAGACCCTTCTGTGAGAAGCAGAGAGGGGAGGTGAACTACTCTCTAACCTTGAACGACTTCTCTAACCTTGAGACTCTTGGAATCCTGTGAAGGAGTCAATAAAGGGGGGATTTTAGTCATTGTTGGGCAGTTGGCTGAGATATTGTTAGATTAAGGGATCTTCTTACCTATGAAATTGCATCCTTAAAGCTCACCCCATGCCTCTGTTCTTTCCTGTCCACATAgccagtttgggaggctaagatacAGAACTGGGAACCAGAAATTCTGAGTTCCATTTGCAGTTTGGTAACgaacctgctgtgtgaccttcagaTAATCACTTCTCTTTTCTGGGGTTCCATTCTCatctcattaaaataataagGCTGAACCAGAGATTTGCAAACTCTGCTCTGTGGAACTTTAAGGGTCACCTAGGTTCtctctgttcaaaaaaaaaaaaagaaagaaagaaagaaagagctgggAAATGTCTATCAAAGATCACCTACAAGGGCGAACCCAGCCTCAGAATACAGTAGATAGGAATCCTCTTCTCCAGATTATCTCAGCTCTGGGAGCCCCTGCCTCTGTGATGTCTCCAAGCTCTGAGTTACTGTGGTCTTGGCAGGACTGTACTCCACCCAATCCCTGAAGAAGTCATACTCTTACCACACTCAGCTTCCTGATGATCCAGGCCTGTCCTCATGGACCCTTAACCCCTTGGTCCTTGGCCCTCCAAGGTATTGATCCCACCATTGCTTTCCTCTCCCAATCCAGGGTCAAGCCCCTCTTGCATTTTCTGAAGTTCTGAGCCTTTTCTCTATCACTTCGTTC includes:
- the FEV gene encoding protein FEV: MRQSGASQPLLINMYLPDPVGDGLFKEGKNPTWGPLSPAVQKGSGQIQLWQFLLELLADRANAGCIAWEGGHGEFKLTDPDEVARRWGERKSKPNMNYDKLSRALRYYYDKNIMSKVHGKRYAYRFDFQGLAQACQPPPAHAHAAAAAAAAAAAAQDGALYKLPAGLAPLPFPGLSKLNLMAASAGVAPAGFSYWPGPGPAATAAAATAALYPSPSLQPPPGPFGAVATASHLGGHYH